Proteins from one Aspergillus nidulans FGSC A4 chromosome VIII genomic window:
- a CDS encoding SDR family NAD(P)-dependent oxidoreductase (transcript_id=CADANIAT00002103), whose protein sequence is MLTHRTATQLGQRSDQPRYLASYMHAGMVERQTNRDVSHQFARNGAKAIYICDFTSTHLPTHAREIKSLYPSVDVHTRTFDAADEAALKAVIDEAIQNYGRLDIFFANAGISGSNVPFTEVTGEQFAETLRINTVGVFLAAKHASLAMRKTSPEKKYPGGSIIATASVAGLRSNAGATDYSASKAAVVSIAQTVAFQLAGTGIRINAICPGVVETGMTAAMYEAARARGTERKIGQLNPLQRGAVADEIARVALFLGSDESSYVNGQAWAVCGGLSAGHPVVPGKLA, encoded by the exons ATGCTGACTCATCGCACCGCAACCCAGCTAGGCCAGAGATCAGATCAGCCTCG TTATCTTGCCTCTTATATGCATGCGGGTATGGTAGAGCGTCAAACTAACCGAGATGTAT CGCACCAATTCGCGCGCAACGGTGCGAAGGCCATCTATATCTGCGACTTCACGAGCACACACCTTCCCACCCACGCCCGGGAAATCAAGTCCCTCTACCCCTCTGTCGACGTGCACACGCGCACCTTTGACGCAGCAGATGAAGCTGCGCTGAAGGCTGTGATTGACGAGGCCATCCAGAACTACGGGCGGCTCGACATCTTTTTCGCCAATGCTGGAATCTCAGGCTCTAACGTTCCCTTCACGGAAGTGACAGGTGAGCAATTCGCGGAGACGCTGCGGATCAACACAGTTGGTGTGTTTTTAGCCGCAAAGCATGCTAGTCTGGCAATGAGGAAGACTAGTCCCGAGAAGAAATACCCTGGAGGCAGTATTATAGCTACAGCGAGTGTGGCGGGGTTGAGGTCGAATGCGGGGGCGACGGATTACAGCGCGAGCAAGGCGGCTGTTGTATCTATTGCACAAACTGTGGCTTTCCAATTGGCTGGGACGGGGATCCGGATTAACGCGATCTGCCCCGGGGTGGTAGAGACGGGGATGACAGCTGCGATGTACGAGGCTGCGCGGGCGAGGGGGACGGAGCGGAAGATTGGGCAACTGAATCCACTGCAGCGCGGTGCCGTGGCAGATGAGATTGCACGGGTTGCGCTGTTCTTGGGAAGCGATGAGAGTAGTTACGTGAACGGGCAGGCGTGGGCGGTTTGCGGTGGACTCAGTGCTGGTCATCCTGTGGTTCCCGGAAAGTTGGCTTGA